One window of the Halonatronomonas betaini genome contains the following:
- a CDS encoding TIGR00300 family protein, with protein MLLREESIEKEVELKEAPADGVFPEGFYVTTNLPTYVYYNNSWLKVDWSEMDCGIAIENGQAISKSINDVDAGDLIVVGEYGIETVSKEVKEEQEGFGFMTSATSSERPKNKLIKELAAEMEKIRNEGGKILVVAGPAIIHTDAAGELADLIKKGYINVLFAGNALATHDIEAAIYNTSLDCPLSEEGIKGTGHGFHLQAINKIRLAGSIKDAVEEGILNSGIMYEIIKNDVDYVLAGSIRDDGPLPDVVTDAIEAQNLMREKLEGVELVLMLATMLHSIATGNLMSAEIKSVCVDINPATITKLADRGTAQSVGMVTDVELFLKTLNTFL; from the coding sequence ATGTTATTAAGAGAAGAGAGTATTGAGAAGGAAGTTGAACTGAAAGAAGCGCCAGCAGATGGTGTTTTTCCAGAAGGGTTTTATGTTACAACAAATTTACCAACTTATGTCTATTATAATAACTCCTGGTTAAAGGTTGATTGGAGTGAGATGGACTGTGGAATAGCAATTGAAAATGGACAGGCAATCTCTAAATCGATTAACGATGTTGATGCAGGAGATTTGATAGTGGTCGGCGAATATGGTATTGAGACAGTTTCTAAAGAAGTAAAAGAGGAGCAAGAAGGTTTTGGATTCATGACCAGTGCTACTTCTTCTGAAAGGCCAAAGAATAAGTTAATTAAAGAGCTTGCAGCTGAGATGGAGAAAATCAGGAATGAAGGTGGAAAGATACTGGTTGTGGCAGGACCTGCAATTATTCATACAGATGCAGCAGGGGAGCTAGCTGATTTAATTAAGAAAGGTTATATTAATGTTTTATTTGCCGGTAATGCGCTTGCTACACATGATATAGAAGCAGCTATTTATAATACATCACTGGATTGTCCTTTATCTGAAGAAGGCATAAAAGGGACTGGCCATGGCTTTCATCTTCAGGCTATAAATAAAATTAGACTGGCTGGTTCGATCAAAGATGCTGTAGAAGAGGGGATATTAAATAGTGGAATTATGTATGAAATTATAAAGAATGATGTGGATTATGTTCTGGCTGGATCAATTAGAGATGATGGTCCATTGCCTGATGTTGTAACTGATGCTATTGAAGCTCAGAATTTAATGAGAGAAAAACTTGAGGGAGTTGAATTAGTTCTGATGCTGGCAACTATGCTCCATTCTATTGCAACAGGCAATCTAATGAGTGCAGAGATTAAATCAGTCTGTGTTGATATTAATCCAGCTACTATTACTAAATTAGCCGATAGAGGAACAGCTCAATCTGTTGGAATGGTAACAGATGTTGAACTATTTTTAAAAACTTTAAATACATTTTTATAA
- the mobB gene encoding molybdopterin-guanine dinucleotide biosynthesis protein B: MIPIISIVGKSDSGKTNFLEVIIPKLKEKGLRVGTIKHDVHGFDIDKPGKDTWRHKQAGADLVLISSPYKISLIKDVDKDSELDELREKYIDDVDLILTEGYKSGDKAKIEIFRPAKHGEKLCDPKVDDILTTVINEEKDDSEEYFSESEVERVAEVIIDYYNNFKK; this comes from the coding sequence ATGATACCAATAATTTCGATAGTTGGAAAAAGTGATAGTGGGAAGACGAATTTTTTGGAAGTTATTATTCCTAAATTAAAGGAGAAAGGCTTAAGAGTTGGAACTATTAAGCATGATGTTCATGGTTTTGATATTGATAAACCAGGGAAGGATACCTGGCGCCATAAACAGGCAGGTGCTGATCTGGTTTTGATTTCTTCCCCTTATAAGATATCATTGATTAAAGATGTTGATAAAGATAGTGAACTAGATGAACTCAGGGAAAAATATATTGATGATGTTGATCTTATTTTAACAGAGGGCTATAAGTCTGGCGATAAAGCAAAGATAGAAATTTTCAGGCCGGCCAAACATGGTGAAAAGCTATGTGATCCTAAAGTAGATGATATTTTAACAACTGTGATTAATGAGGAAAAAGATGATTCTGAGGAATACTTTTCAGAGTCAGAGGTTGAGAGAGTAGCTGAAGTTATAATTGATTATTATAATAATTTCAAAAAATAA
- the mobA gene encoding molybdenum cofactor guanylyltransferase produces the protein MTVFILAGGESSRMGEYDKPHLEFYQDKTILGFIINNLKSDFNLKVVAKNRDEFSDYDVEVLTDLKDAGPLGGIYTGLEMTESKYNFFMGCDMPFINKTLIRWMFNRAKMSDKDGLVPVDGNFYEPLFAIYRKSCLESVEKVILEDRWPIISFYEYINLEFIQKNKLREMSSFNNIFFNINTYEDYLKAKNEILPEYIKMED, from the coding sequence ATGACAGTCTTTATATTGGCAGGAGGTGAGAGCTCCAGGATGGGGGAATATGATAAGCCTCATCTGGAGTTTTATCAGGATAAGACTATCTTAGGTTTTATTATAAATAACTTGAAGTCTGATTTTAATCTTAAAGTGGTCGCTAAAAACAGGGATGAGTTTAGTGATTATGATGTTGAAGTATTAACTGATCTTAAAGATGCTGGACCTTTAGGTGGGATATATACTGGGTTAGAAATGACTGAATCTAAATATAATTTTTTTATGGGCTGTGATATGCCCTTTATTAATAAAACTTTAATTAGATGGATGTTTAATAGAGCAAAAATGTCAGATAAAGATGGGCTGGTCCCAGTTGATGGCAATTTTTATGAGCCGCTTTTTGCTATTTATCGAAAAAGCTGTCTTGAATCGGTTGAAAAAGTAATACTGGAAGATAGATGGCCTATAATTAGTTTTTATGAATATATTAATCTTGAATTTATTCAAAAAAATAAATTAAGAGAAATGAGCTCCTTTAATAATATATTTTTTAATATAAATACTTATGAAGATTATTTAAAAGCAAAGAATGAGATATTACCAGAATACATAAAAATGGAGGATTAA
- a CDS encoding phosphatidylglycerophosphatase A family protein: MNDSMKELYDKSIEVLENRGVTINDIAKLVKSLQEPFDPDISLETCYKNVDAVLKKREVAHAILTGVALDELAEKKQLPEPLQSIVETDEGLYGIDEIIPLSIVNLYGTIGLTSYGYLDKEKIGIIKELDTKKDGEVNTFLDDLVAGIASAAASRYAHGEGTE; encoded by the coding sequence ATGAATGATTCAATGAAGGAATTATATGATAAGTCGATTGAAGTTTTAGAGAACCGGGGTGTTACTATTAATGATATTGCAAAATTAGTTAAGTCTTTACAAGAACCTTTTGATCCGGATATTTCATTAGAGACCTGTTATAAAAATGTTGATGCTGTTTTAAAGAAACGGGAGGTGGCACATGCTATCTTAACAGGTGTAGCACTTGATGAACTGGCTGAGAAAAAGCAGCTGCCGGAACCACTTCAGAGCATTGTTGAAACTGATGAAGGTCTTTATGGTATAGACGAGATAATTCCACTGTCAATAGTCAATCTATATGGAACAATTGGTTTAACAAGTTATGGTTATCTTGATAAAGAAAAAATTGGAATAATTAAGGAGCTTGATACTAAAAAAGATGGAGAGGTAAATACTTTTTTAGATGATCTTGTTGCTGGAATAGCTTCTGCTGCTGCCAGTCGTTATGCCCATGGAGAAGGGACTGAATAG
- a CDS encoding deoxycytidylate deaminase, producing the protein MDRPDWDEYFMEMAELAAKRATCLRRKVGAVLVKNKKVLATGYNGAPMNIEHCESTGCLREKMEVPSGERHEICRGVHAEQNLVAQAAIHGVKTENSIVYCTHQPCIICTKILINAGVKKIYFKNSYSDKFAENLLKKSNIEFIKYNN; encoded by the coding sequence ATGGATAGACCGGATTGGGATGAATATTTTATGGAGATGGCTGAACTTGCTGCTAAAAGGGCTACTTGCTTAAGAAGAAAAGTTGGGGCCGTTTTAGTTAAAAATAAAAAGGTGCTTGCTACTGGTTACAATGGAGCACCAATGAATATAGAACACTGTGAATCTACTGGTTGCTTGCGTGAAAAAATGGAAGTTCCAAGTGGTGAAAGACATGAGATCTGTAGAGGTGTTCATGCGGAACAGAACCTGGTAGCTCAGGCAGCTATCCACGGTGTTAAAACTGAGAATTCTATAGTTTATTGTACTCATCAACCCTGCATTATCTGTACAAAGATATTGATTAATGCTGGAGTAAAAAAGATTTATTTTAAAAATTCTTATTCTGATAAGTTTGCTGAAAATTTGTTGAAGAAATCAAATATTGAGTTTATTAAATATAATAATTAA
- a CDS encoding AbrB/MazE/SpoVT family DNA-binding domain-containing protein — translation MKATGIVRKIDELGRVVIPKELRETMDINKKDPMEVFVDEDKIILTKYKESCTFCQSQEDIVEFSDKPVCKKCIKELTE, via the coding sequence ATGAAAGCAACTGGAATAGTTAGAAAAATTGATGAATTAGGTAGAGTTGTGATTCCTAAAGAGCTAAGAGAAACTATGGATATCAATAAGAAAGATCCAATGGAAGTCTTTGTTGATGAGGATAAGATTATATTAACTAAATATAAGGAGTCCTGTACATTCTGTCAGAGCCAGGAGGATATTGTTGAATTCTCAGATAAGCCGGTCTGCAAAAAATGTATTAAAGAATTAACTGAGTAA
- a CDS encoding inositol monophosphatase family protein, translating to MNDLQKELETASKAARQAGKLIVSKIDKRPERWQKAPGDFVSSVDLSAEEIVGERIKEAFPDDGIMSEEDLNFGLEKKRFWILDPLDGTMNYLRKIPFFSVSLALFKNHEVILGVVYDPYHDNLFTAVKNGGAFLNGKQISVGDTSNLVECCIATEYIGYLDSVKKRRLLGRLGEFFGNIRMIGSQALDLAYTAAGQIDIAFLPRSNAWDMAAGSILVKEAGGTVWAPGGYSCLKSGQIIAGNEKLVKEFVNEILEKKYQLS from the coding sequence ATGAATGATTTACAGAAGGAATTAGAAACTGCTTCAAAAGCTGCAAGACAGGCTGGAAAATTAATTGTCAGCAAAATTGATAAGAGACCTGAACGCTGGCAGAAGGCTCCAGGTGATTTTGTTAGTTCAGTTGACCTGTCAGCTGAAGAGATTGTAGGGGAGAGAATTAAAGAGGCTTTTCCAGATGATGGTATTATGTCTGAGGAAGATTTGAATTTTGGTCTGGAGAAAAAAAGATTCTGGATTCTCGATCCCCTTGATGGCACAATGAATTATCTCAGAAAGATTCCTTTTTTTTCAGTATCACTGGCTTTATTTAAAAATCATGAGGTTATATTAGGAGTTGTATATGACCCCTACCATGATAATTTATTTACAGCAGTTAAAAATGGTGGTGCATTCTTAAATGGCAAGCAGATATCAGTCGGTGACACTTCTAATCTAGTAGAATGTTGTATAGCCACTGAATATATAGGATATCTTGATTCAGTAAAAAAGCGGAGGCTGCTGGGAAGGTTAGGAGAGTTTTTTGGTAATATAAGAATGATCGGCTCTCAAGCCCTTGATCTGGCCTATACAGCAGCTGGACAGATAGATATTGCCTTTTTGCCCCGTTCTAATGCCTGGGATATGGCTGCAGGTTCTATCCTTGTAAAAGAAGCTGGAGGAACTGTCTGGGCTCCAGGGGGTTATTCCTGTTTAAAAAGTGGTCAGATAATCGCAGGTAATGAAAAACTTGTTAAAGAGTTTGTAAATGAAATCTTAGAAAAGAAATATCAGTTGTCCTGA
- a CDS encoding MATE family efflux transporter, whose amino-acid sequence MKSPIDNKQEIIGQPILPTLLKLSWPIIIGQGMHLMYQLADTFWVGRLGPEYLAAISLSFPLLFIVYSMGAGFSVAGVALVSQYTGAERPKMASKATGQIFVLAILISIVFTAAGLYFSEDMFILIGAEEEVLPLALEYFRIYVSGIPIIFIYYIFSSVLEGIGDTITPMKIKIFTVVLNIILDPFLIFGWSFFPELGIGGAALATVLSRLAAGIVGIYIMFWDLSAIKLKLRDFYPDLAMIKKIVKIGTPAALGDSAMAIALTVMTAIVAEFGTLTLAAWGIANRITAVIRMPAFGMGRATGIMVGQHLGAKQPSEANKVSWLGTAVTFGTMLIVAIIFLFVSPGLVSLFTEDSAVISIGAEYLRISAFAFAFLGAQIVLSGALNGAGKTIPQTFFRLLTLWVFQIPLSYIFANQFGFGRQGVWWGIFVAKVIGLLILMGWFKKGTWQTREI is encoded by the coding sequence TTGAAATCACCTATCGATAATAAACAGGAAATAATTGGACAACCTATTTTGCCAACATTATTAAAATTATCCTGGCCAATTATAATAGGTCAGGGGATGCATTTGATGTATCAATTAGCTGACACATTCTGGGTAGGCAGGCTAGGCCCAGAATATCTAGCTGCTATTTCTCTTTCTTTTCCGCTATTATTTATAGTTTATTCTATGGGAGCTGGATTTTCTGTGGCAGGTGTGGCTTTAGTCTCTCAATATACCGGGGCTGAGCGGCCTAAAATGGCCAGTAAAGCAACCGGGCAGATATTTGTTCTGGCAATTTTAATATCTATAGTTTTTACTGCAGCTGGTTTATATTTTAGCGAGGATATGTTTATTTTGATCGGGGCAGAAGAGGAGGTTTTGCCTCTTGCTTTAGAATATTTTAGAATTTATGTTTCTGGTATTCCAATAATCTTTATCTATTATATCTTTTCATCGGTTTTAGAAGGTATTGGGGACACAATAACCCCGATGAAAATTAAAATTTTTACTGTTGTTTTAAATATTATATTAGATCCCTTTCTGATATTTGGCTGGAGTTTCTTTCCAGAGTTAGGGATCGGCGGTGCAGCTCTGGCTACTGTTTTATCCAGGCTGGCTGCTGGTATAGTTGGGATTTATATTATGTTCTGGGATCTTTCAGCTATTAAATTAAAGCTTAGAGATTTTTATCCTGATCTGGCAATGATTAAAAAGATTGTAAAAATAGGTACTCCTGCTGCATTAGGAGATTCAGCAATGGCGATTGCTTTGACTGTGATGACAGCTATTGTTGCTGAGTTTGGAACATTGACCCTGGCAGCCTGGGGGATAGCCAATAGGATTACTGCTGTGATCAGAATGCCTGCCTTTGGAATGGGCAGGGCTACTGGGATTATGGTCGGCCAACATTTAGGGGCTAAACAACCCTCTGAAGCTAATAAAGTATCCTGGCTGGGAACAGCTGTAACCTTTGGTACAATGTTAATTGTTGCTATTATATTTTTATTTGTTTCTCCAGGTCTTGTCAGTTTATTTACAGAAGACAGCGCTGTTATAAGTATTGGCGCTGAATATCTTAGAATTTCTGCCTTTGCCTTTGCCTTTTTAGGAGCTCAGATAGTTTTAAGTGGTGCTTTAAATGGGGCCGGGAAAACTATACCTCAGACTTTTTTCAGACTTTTGACACTCTGGGTATTTCAAATACCTTTATCTTATATATTTGCCAATCAATTTGGTTTTGGCAGGCAGGGTGTCTGGTGGGGGATTTTTGTTGCTAAAGTTATTGGTCTATTAATCTTAATGGGCTGGTTTAAGAAAGGGACCTGGCAGACCAGGGAGATATAA
- a CDS encoding DUF4652 domain-containing protein, which produces MKSQIKKVILALLIFFIMFGAGFYLAYYHFDDLTETGPISADMIDYEEDSFLRLERETGVETLSEEMPSEPIISPAGNKLAFIAPFQWETVGSIYIYDYESNSLNELLSADQIEAQNSPKGIWWYNDDYLLAIIGYAYGTVSVGGDLFLVEIETGNPRRVIGLTEYQEVKSISLDDQYIYLEIAEFDENFNEYQIIEDRINRNRLDDVI; this is translated from the coding sequence ATGAAGTCACAGATTAAAAAGGTTATTCTGGCTTTACTTATATTTTTTATTATGTTTGGGGCAGGTTTTTATCTGGCCTATTATCATTTTGATGATCTGACAGAAACTGGTCCTATTTCAGCTGATATGATCGATTATGAGGAAGATTCTTTTTTAAGGCTTGAAAGGGAGACAGGCGTTGAAACCTTATCAGAGGAAATGCCATCAGAACCGATAATATCTCCTGCTGGCAATAAGCTGGCCTTTATCGCTCCTTTTCAATGGGAGACTGTTGGCTCGATTTATATATATGATTATGAATCTAATTCTTTAAATGAACTATTAAGTGCTGATCAGATTGAAGCCCAGAACAGTCCAAAGGGTATCTGGTGGTATAATGATGATTATTTACTTGCTATTATTGGCTATGCCTATGGAACTGTTTCAGTTGGTGGGGATCTTTTCTTAGTTGAGATAGAGACTGGAAACCCGAGAAGGGTTATTGGTCTGACAGAGTATCAGGAAGTTAAATCAATTAGTCTTGATGATCAATATATCTATCTTGAGATAGCTGAATTTGATGAAAATTTTAATGAGTATCAGATAATTGAGGATAGAATTAATCGTAATAGACTTGATGATGTGATTTAA
- the deoD gene encoding purine-nucleoside phosphorylase translates to MTVHIGAKKGDIAETVLLPGDPLRAKYIAENYFDDVECYNEVRGMYGYTGYYKGKRVSAQGSGMGMPSLSIYVNELVQEYGVKKIMRVGSCGAISERVNVRDVILAIGACSNSKMNDIRFDGQSYSPTATYELLQAAYQTAEANGVDVEVGNIYSSDMFYQDDRNWYEVWKEYGVLAVEMETAELYTLAARHNIEALSILTVSDSLVTGEETTSEEREKTFTDMMEIALEIA, encoded by the coding sequence ATGACAGTTCATATTGGTGCAAAAAAAGGAGATATTGCAGAGACAGTATTATTACCTGGAGATCCATTGAGGGCAAAATATATCGCTGAGAATTATTTTGATGATGTAGAATGTTATAATGAGGTTAGAGGAATGTATGGTTATACCGGTTATTATAAAGGCAAGAGGGTTTCGGCCCAGGGTTCAGGAATGGGAATGCCATCATTATCAATTTATGTAAATGAACTGGTTCAGGAATATGGTGTTAAGAAGATAATGCGGGTTGGTTCCTGTGGTGCTATCAGCGAACGGGTTAATGTTAGAGATGTTATTCTGGCAATTGGCGCCTGCAGTAATTCAAAGATGAATGATATCCGCTTTGATGGTCAGAGTTATTCACCAACTGCTACCTATGAGCTTCTTCAGGCAGCCTATCAGACTGCTGAAGCCAATGGTGTTGATGTTGAAGTCGGCAATATTTATAGTTCTGATATGTTTTATCAGGACGATAGAAACTGGTATGAAGTCTGGAAGGAATATGGTGTGCTGGCTGTAGAGATGGAGACCGCTGAATTATATACTTTAGCTGCCAGGCATAATATTGAGGCTTTATCGATTTTAACTGTTAGTGACTCTTTAGTAACAGGAGAAGAGACAACATCTGAAGAAAGGGAGAAAACCTTTACTGATATGATGGAGATAGCATTAGAGATAGCTTAA
- a CDS encoding YegS/Rv2252/BmrU family lipid kinase yields MKNILLIYNPKSGDGNFRFELDNVISYFQNEAVFTLIRLDDFSLAERLSLMAMDRYDIIMIAGGDGTVSWVIESMLINEIDIPFYIIPVGTSNDFAEYMQLSAEASKIYDIINNGRIIPVDAGKADGSYFINVCAGGFLTNVPHSTDDDMKNRLGNLAYYIRGIQELPKINPLALRVDTGQDLFEEDLFLFLIINSGRAGGFNELSPLTEISDGKFEFIAIKYGKLYEMFNALIEVFINKNLNGDNIIHLQSDYFYIENTGDNVEQHTDIDGERGPDYPVEISSVHNSLRLIVE; encoded by the coding sequence TTGAAGAATATATTATTAATTTATAATCCGAAATCAGGTGATGGTAATTTTAGATTTGAGCTGGATAATGTAATCAGTTATTTTCAGAATGAGGCAGTTTTTACTCTTATCAGACTTGATGATTTTAGTCTTGCTGAAAGACTTAGTTTAATGGCAATGGATAGATATGATATAATAATGATAGCCGGTGGCGATGGAACTGTCAGCTGGGTTATTGAGAGTATGCTTATTAATGAGATTGATATACCTTTTTATATAATTCCAGTGGGAACCTCTAATGACTTTGCTGAATATATGCAGCTTTCTGCTGAAGCCAGCAAAATATATGATATAATTAATAATGGTAGAATTATTCCTGTTGATGCAGGAAAGGCCGATGGCAGTTATTTTATAAATGTCTGTGCCGGCGGGTTTTTGACAAATGTCCCCCATAGTACTGATGATGACATGAAAAATAGGCTTGGAAACTTAGCCTATTATATTAGAGGTATTCAGGAGTTACCTAAGATTAATCCTCTAGCCTTAAGGGTTGATACAGGCCAGGATCTATTTGAGGAAGATTTATTTTTATTTTTGATTATTAATAGTGGTCGAGCCGGTGGTTTTAATGAGCTTTCGCCATTGACTGAAATTAGTGATGGTAAATTTGAGTTTATAGCAATAAAATATGGGAAGTTATATGAGATGTTCAATGCATTAATTGAGGTTTTTATAAATAAAAACCTCAATGGAGATAATATTATTCATCTCCAGTCAGATTATTTTTATATAGAAAATACTGGAGATAATGTAGAACAGCATACTGATATTGATGGTGAAAGAGGGCCTGATTATCCAGTAGAGATTAGTTCAGTTCATAATTCATTAAGGTTGATTGTTGAATAA
- a CDS encoding GNAT family N-acetyltransferase has translation MIRKGTGEQDFKKIVELWFEIGWLKSKGLEDNSGLKDMLKSSDCWVYEENGKIEATAFGIPGEINYLNEKLSFHGLSGVVVSPVARKEGLASRLVTQSITESYHQGTAVSGLLMFEQGYYNYLGYGTGSYDHVFTFDPSYLNVDLNPDRPSRISKDDWKEVHRALLNRKPYHGAVSLLPARISKDKLAWSDQAYGLGYYNEDGELTHFLWLDRDKGSSHGPLRVEFMAFENHKQFLELLAVLKNLSDQIYAVRMKEPADIQLQDYIKYPRKQNKRSDSKFGYNSRVFADWQIRILNLEKAIGASRFTGSPLKFNLELYDPLERYLEGSDWQGLSGNYQLELGEQSLIKDVRNSELPTLRADINSFSRLWLGVLKPSVLALNQELSAPKELLDDLDRKFVTIPKPSMEWEF, from the coding sequence ATGATAAGAAAAGGTACTGGAGAACAGGATTTCAAGAAAATAGTTGAGCTCTGGTTTGAAATTGGCTGGTTAAAGAGCAAGGGTTTAGAGGATAATTCAGGTTTAAAAGATATGCTGAAGTCCAGTGATTGTTGGGTTTATGAGGAAAATGGAAAAATTGAAGCTACTGCTTTTGGAATACCTGGAGAGATAAATTATTTAAACGAGAAGTTATCTTTTCACGGGCTTTCAGGAGTTGTTGTCAGTCCAGTTGCCAGAAAAGAAGGGCTGGCTAGCAGGCTGGTGACTCAATCTATTACTGAGAGTTATCATCAGGGAACTGCCGTTTCTGGACTTTTAATGTTTGAACAGGGTTATTATAACTATCTTGGCTATGGTACAGGGAGTTATGATCATGTCTTTACTTTTGATCCATCATATTTAAATGTCGATCTAAATCCAGATAGACCATCAAGGATTTCAAAAGATGACTGGAAAGAGGTTCATAGAGCTCTCTTAAATAGAAAACCATACCATGGGGCAGTTAGCCTGCTTCCTGCCAGAATCTCTAAGGATAAGCTGGCCTGGTCCGATCAGGCCTATGGTCTTGGTTATTATAATGAGGATGGTGAACTAACTCATTTTTTATGGCTGGATCGGGATAAGGGTTCTAGCCACGGTCCCTTAAGAGTTGAATTTATGGCATTTGAAAACCATAAGCAGTTCCTTGAATTACTGGCAGTATTAAAAAATTTAAGTGATCAGATTTATGCTGTCAGAATGAAAGAACCTGCTGATATTCAGCTCCAGGATTATATTAAATATCCCAGGAAACAGAATAAGAGGTCTGATAGCAAGTTTGGTTATAATTCAAGGGTGTTTGCTGACTGGCAGATTAGAATTTTAAATCTGGAAAAAGCAATTGGAGCTTCCAGGTTTACTGGTAGTCCTTTAAAGTTTAATTTAGAACTCTATGATCCTCTGGAGAGATATCTTGAAGGGTCTGACTGGCAGGGGTTATCAGGTAATTATCAGCTTGAGTTAGGGGAACAATCTTTAATTAAAGATGTTAGAAATAGCGAGTTACCAACACTAAGAGCCGATATCAATTCATTTTCCAGGTTATGGTTAGGAGTCTTGAAGCCGTCTGTTCTAGCTCTTAATCAAGAACTTTCAGCACCTAAAGAGCTGTTAGATGATCTGGATAGAAAATTTGTGACTATCCCAAAACCTTCAATGGAGTGGGAATTCTAA